The sequence CACCACCATTACAGTCTAAAATGTCGATATAGTGGATTTCATCAAAATAGTGTTTAAGGGCGTAGGCAGAAAAGACGCTGGTCACACCTGGGTCAAATCCAGATCCAAGAATAGCTGTCAAGCCTGCTTCTTTGAATTTCTCCTGATAAGCCCACTGCCATGAGTAGTCAAAATAGGCTGTAAAACCTAGTTCCTCACAACGTTTCTCATAAATGGCACGCCATTCTGGGTCTTCTGTGTCCTCAGCCTCATAGTTGGCGGTATCGATATAGTGGATACCTGTTGCCAAGCAAGCATCCATAATTGTTAAATCTTGATATGGTAAAGCTACGTTCAAAACAGCTTCTGGTTTGTAGCTATCAATTAAGGCAATCACTTCTTCAACCTTGTCAGCGTCAAGGGCAGCTGTCTCAATCTTTGTACTTGTTTTACCTTCCAGTTTAGCCTTCAAGTCATCACATTTTGACTTGGTACGGCTAGCAATCATAATCTCTGTAAAGGTTTCGCTATCTTGGCAAATCTTTGAAATAGCAACTTGGGCAACGCCCCCACATCCAATAACTAATAAACGACTCATTTTTTCCCTTCCTCTTCTTCTAAAATGTCCTCAACATACTTGGGCAACATAAAGGCTCCCACGTGTAAGTTTGCAGTGTAGTATTCTGTGAAAAGCTGGCGTTTTTTCCAGCCTTCCTTGTCAAAATCTTTAACAGGATGGTATTTTTTCGATGCAAATCCAAACAACCAATAGCCAGCTGGACTGGTTGGGATATGCGCCTGATAGACCCGACTGATTGGAAAGGCTTGATTGACCTTGCGGTGCATGCTTCGGCAAGCTGACTCATCCTCGTCAAAGAAGGGACTCCCATGCTGATAGATCATGATTCCGTCCTCTTTCAAGGCTCTGTAACTGTTTCCGTAAAATTCCTTAGTAAAGAGCCCTTCCGTATGTCCAAATGGATCTGTCGCATCGTTGATAATGATATCGTAATCATCCTCACAGTTTCGTAAAAATCTCAGTCCATTTTGATAGTAAATGGTAACACGAGGGTCATCTAATCCAGCAGCAAAATCTGGGAAATATTCACGACAAACCTCAACCAGCATTTCATCTGGTTCAACGATATCGATTTGTTCCAATTCTGGATACAGTGTCAAAACTTGGGCAACACCGCCGTCGCCACCCCCAATAACCAATACTTTCTTAGGATTAGGATGGACAGCCATGGGTACGTGGACGGTCATTTCATTGTAGACAAAATCATCCGCATCTGAAAACAAGACGTGCCCATTTAAAATCAGTATTTTCCCAAAAGCTGGCGTATCTAATACTTCGATATCCTGCCATTCACTCTTACCAGCGTAGAGTTGCTTGGCTGTTCTCAGGGACAATTTCACATCTGGAGTATGAACTTCAGAAAACCATAAATCCATCTAGTTCTCCTTTCTCTTAATGACGTTGATATGATTGACCTCTGGATCTTCCGTCCCTTGGAGGGAGCAACCACGTTCCTTGGCAAATTGGATATAGTCTACAATTTCTAGTGTAATGCGTTCACCTGGAGCTAGGATTGGAATTCCTGGAGGATAACACATGACAAATTCCCCACAGACCTGTCCAACGGATTCATCCAATGTTAAACTTCTTCTCTCTGAATAAAAGGCTTCCTGAGGAGACAGGACCAACTCGGGTTGAATATATTCTCCAGCTATCAAGTCCTTTCCATCTCGTGAGTAAAGTCTCTTAATATCAGCTAAAGCACCAACCAGA comes from Streptococcus oralis and encodes:
- the speE gene encoding polyamine aminopropyltransferase yields the protein MDLWFSEVHTPDVKLSLRTAKQLYAGKSEWQDIEVLDTPAFGKILILNGHVLFSDADDFVYNEMTVHVPMAVHPNPKKVLVIGGGDGGVAQVLTLYPELEQIDIVEPDEMLVEVCREYFPDFAAGLDDPRVTIYYQNGLRFLRNCEDDYDIIINDATDPFGHTEGLFTKEFYGNSYRALKEDGIMIYQHGSPFFDEDESACRSMHRKVNQAFPISRVYQAHIPTSPAGYWLFGFASKKYHPVKDFDKEGWKKRQLFTEYYTANLHVGAFMLPKYVEDILEEEEGKK